The sequence below is a genomic window from Cedecea neteri.
TTAAGAATTTACTTTCTTTTCGCTTACCCGTTCTTGGTGCTGATAGGGAATGGAAAGCAATACATCGCCTGGCTGAGTTGGGCGTCGACACTATGCAGGGTGTTGCCTACGGTGAGATGGGATGGAATCCTGTTAAAAAAACATCATTTATTATTACTGAAGCACTGACGCCAACGGTGAGTCTGGAAGATTATTGTGATAGTTGGAGTGATAACCCTCCTCGTTTAGGTATTAAAATCCAACTAATACAGCGTATTGCTGAGATGGTTCGCAAGATGCATTTGGGCGGAGTCAATCACCGGGACTGTTACCTCTGTCATTTCCTTTTACATTCACCCCTTGGTGCTAATGCAGAGAATTTGAAAATATCTATCATAGATTTACATCGGGCACAAATAAGAAAAAAAGTACCTTTGCGTTGGCGCAATAAAGATTTAATTGGTCTGTATTTTTCATCGTCAAAAATTAATATAACTGATCGCGATGTATATAGATTCTTAAAGGTTTATTTCAATAGTAGTTTGAGAGAAATCTTGAAAAGAGAACATTCATTTATTCGCCAGGCATCTGAGAAAGCTAAGCATATTGCAGAGCGTACTGTGCGTAAATCTTTGTAATGTCAGTTTTTGATGATGAAAAATCTACAGTTTAAATGGTGAGGTTAGATTTTTACATCACTAGTTGAATTTTTAATTTATAGGGCTTATATGTTCTCAAGTGCTAGTGTACAGTGTTATAAGAATAAATATACTGTATGTGTATTGCTTTTGTCATTCTTGATTCTATGCTTTATTTGGCCTATCCAAAGTAATATCCTGCCTGCAAACAGGAATTTTATAATTTATCTCAGTGTGATCCTTACGCTATTTTTATATTGTAAGAAAAAATATATTCGATATGAATTAGACCCGAGCGGAAAATATGGTCTCTATTTACTTATTTCCTTTTTGGTATTTACATTACTCAACGGATTATTTGTTGCACCTGATCTCATAGAAATGGTCAGAAGTTGGCAAGGACAGTATTTACGAGCTGGGTTGTTGTTCTTTGTTGGGCTGTATTTGTTTCCAATTTGTAGTTTTCACTTTAAGGGTTTAAACAAAAACAGGCTATTCTCATATGTTATACTTTTTTCATTGATTATAGTTTTTATTCAGTTACTACAATTTTTATATTATTTCTTCAAGACTGGTGAGCTTTTGTGGGGAGAAACATGGATTGTTCCAACACGTACTGAAATGAGCTTCCAGATCAATCTTGTGACAGGTTTGCTGTTGGCCGAAATAGCTTGCAGGGTATTCCTTCATCGTCAGTTTCTAATATTTAAAACTTGGTTAATTGCCACTGCTATTATTTTGTGTTTTATTTGCTCAGCTATCATTAAAACCCGCTGGGGGACTGTCGGGATGATTGGTAGCACAATTTCTATTTGCTGTTTTATTGCGTTAAAAGAATTGAGTAAAAAAAACCTACCTAAGCTGCTTTCAGCATTCGTATTAATAGTTATCACCGTTGGCGTTATAGGTTACACGTCATGGCATCAGGACAGTCGTTGGAAAACCCTGAGGATGGATATGGTGGCCGGCTGGAGCGTAGATATGCATAGCCGCTGTTATAATGGTTTTGAGGGTCCACTGATGCAGGATAAAGATGGACGCATTATGGATGATTCG
It includes:
- the rfaP gene encoding lipopolysaccharide core heptose(I) kinase RfaP, encoding MVELKEPFATLWQGKNPFVEVKKLQGEVFRELETRRTLRFVCEEKEYFLKWHSGTTYHEVFKNLLSFRLPVLGADREWKAIHRLAELGVDTMQGVAYGEMGWNPVKKTSFIITEALTPTVSLEDYCDSWSDNPPRLGIKIQLIQRIAEMVRKMHLGGVNHRDCYLCHFLLHSPLGANAENLKISIIDLHRAQIRKKVPLRWRNKDLIGLYFSSSKINITDRDVYRFLKVYFNSSLREILKREHSFIRQASEKAKHIAERTVRKSL
- a CDS encoding O-antigen ligase family protein; amino-acid sequence: MILTLFLYCKKKYIRYELDPSGKYGLYLLISFLVFTLLNGLFVAPDLIEMVRSWQGQYLRAGLLFFVGLYLFPICSFHFKGLNKNRLFSYVILFSLIIVFIQLLQFLYYFFKTGELLWGETWIVPTRTEMSFQINLVTGLLLAEIACRVFLHRQFLIFKTWLIATAIILCFICSAIIKTRWGTVGMIGSTISICCFIALKELSKKNLPKLLSAFVLIVITVGVIGYTSWHQDSRWKTLRMDMVAGWSVDMHSRCYNGFEGPLMQDKDGRIMDDSNSCRASFFHQGIELIKENPFGSGPRKDAFLVLLQKEFNDPIIKQSNSHYGLIDVSLQNGIIGLIIWLAFVFSMILIGWRKFSRESNIIGLYLSLFTVSFLFRSGVDNMMRDHFLEQNLALTGLMLGLIFTPKISRDEK